GGCGAGTGCTACACACATGTCCGAGGGATGGACGGCCACACAGGCATCGGAATAGCCAATAATTGCACCCATCCGGTTATTCCCTTTTAAGGCGCCGCAACCGGAGCCATTTTTTCGTTTGTTGCACGGAAGTGTCAAGTCGTAAAAATATGGACAGCGGGTACGTTGTAACAGGTTTCCTCCGGCCGAAGCCATGTTGCGAATCTGGGGTGAAGCTCCCTTCAGAATCGCTTTGGCGAGTAACGGCCAGTGGGCTTTGATAGCTTTGTTATCCGCGATGGCTGTGTTGCGAACCATGGCTCCAATGACCACACCCTTGTCTTTTTCTTCGATGGTATCGGGCAGGGTAGCGGTAATGTCGAGAACCTGGTCCGGCTCATCAATCTCTTTCTTCATCAGGTCTACCAGGTTGGTGCCACCGGCAATGTATTGAGTATGTTTGTTTGCTGAGGATAACGCTTCGCGGACGGTTTTGGGTTTGGTATATTCGAAAGGTTTCATCGGGTTAATTTTTCATGGACAATTCATTTGGATACTTGTTGGATGGCTTTGGTGATGCCGTTGTAAGCACCACACCGGCAGAGGTTACCGCTCATGTATTCCTTGATTTCTTCTACGGAACCGGTGTGTCCCTCATCGACACAGGCAACGGCCGACATAATTTGCCCGGAAGTGCAGTAACCGCACTGGAAACCGTCGTTCTCAAGGAACGCTTCCTGCATCGGGTGCAGGTTGTCTCCGTCGGCCAATCCTTCAATGGTGGTGATGGCTTTTCCCTGGGCCATCACCGCCAGGGTCAGACAACTCAGGGTCCGTTCCCCGTTGATGTGTACGGTACAGGCACCGCATTGACCGTGGTCGCACCCTTTTTTGCTGCCGGTCAGGTTTAACTCTTCCCGGAGCACATCCAGAAGCGTCGCCCGGCTGTCAATCGTCAGTGAATAGGGTTTTTTATTGATCTCCAGCTGAATGGGGATCATCTGCTTTTTGACGAAGAGTTTTTCCCGGACATCCTGGTAGAAGGCTTTTAAGCTG
This Prolixibacter sp. NT017 DNA region includes the following protein-coding sequences:
- a CDS encoding xanthine dehydrogenase family protein subunit M, encoding MKPFEYTKPKTVREALSSANKHTQYIAGGTNLVDLMKKEIDEPDQVLDITATLPDTIEEKDKGVVIGAMVRNTAIADNKAIKAHWPLLAKAILKGASPQIRNMASAGGNLLQRTRCPYFYDLTLPCNKRKNGSGCGALKGNNRMGAIIGYSDACVAVHPSDMCVALAALDAKVNIRKTDGSEETMNFLDFHRLPGNNPEKDNNLPENALITSIFVPKNNFSKHFEYLKLRDRESYAFALISVAAALDMDGNQISEARLASGGVAHKPWRWTKAEDFLKGKQATAENFAEAARIAAEDTAPLSTNAFKVPLLKGAIETALHTCLTNKA
- a CDS encoding (2Fe-2S)-binding protein, translated to MKHSHSNAMSMSRRFFLKSSSALAALSFIPNSLKAFYQDVREKLFVKKQMIPIQLEINKKPYSLTIDSRATLLDVLREELNLTGSKKGCDHGQCGACTVHINGERTLSCLTLAVMAQGKAITTIEGLADGDNLHPMQEAFLENDGFQCGYCTSGQIMSAVACVDEGHTGSVEEIKEYMSGNLCRCGAYNGITKAIQQVSK